A section of the Thermotoga caldifontis AZM44c09 genome encodes:
- a CDS encoding penicillin-binding transpeptidase domain-containing protein, with product MKRSKIAVYVLLIAPFLLLLGRAFVLQVLEERAHREYVESLRIHLRSLDAPRGRILSRDGVVLAWDEEELVAHATLATDFDEVEKILGQERKLQLILEGRLTVTQVEAASLQKAGVYIEKRYVRKYRGTAPHVVGYVDASRNGVAGVEKQYDSLLKGKLGYELVSISPSGKTLGRLLTSPPLPGKDVVLTIDSRLQEYAEELLKESNHRGTIIVQSINGEILAMASNPGFNPNDLVGGIEPRRWEKLVNDPNAPLLNRATSSLYAVGSVIKPLYAIAYLEEFGSEQFVVNCPGYYEYRTSDGRVAGVYKDWYSPGHGVTDLRKALRVSCNVFFYQLALKLGIEKMKLWADKFRIASRTGIDLPGEVEGLFPDPSWKQRRFGEIWYPGDTILCGIGQGFILMSPIQVLNFFNTVANRGTCYTPHVLLEIFDPNTRSKETVQPVVSFTVDLEPSVWSFLSNALVEVVSYRDGPADEGTAYQAFRGATFQAAGKTGTAEVGKPGEKSHSWFAGFSPVEKPQVVVTVLLENAGAGGEAAAPVARKILEYYWELRK from the coding sequence TTGAAAAGGTCTAAGATCGCCGTGTACGTGCTGCTCATCGCGCCGTTTCTCCTCTTGCTCGGCCGGGCGTTCGTGCTTCAGGTCCTTGAAGAGAGAGCGCACAGAGAATACGTCGAATCGCTCAGAATCCATTTGAGGAGTCTGGATGCCCCGCGCGGTCGCATACTGAGCAGAGATGGTGTGGTGCTCGCGTGGGATGAAGAAGAACTCGTGGCACACGCCACGCTCGCGACGGATTTCGATGAAGTTGAGAAGATATTGGGACAGGAAAGAAAGCTCCAGCTCATACTCGAAGGCAGACTGACCGTCACGCAAGTTGAGGCGGCGAGTCTTCAGAAGGCGGGAGTCTACATAGAAAAACGTTATGTGCGTAAATACAGAGGAACAGCGCCGCACGTTGTTGGCTACGTCGATGCTTCCCGAAACGGTGTGGCTGGGGTGGAGAAACAGTACGATTCCCTTCTGAAAGGCAAACTCGGATACGAACTGGTGAGCATTTCTCCTTCGGGAAAAACCCTGGGCAGGTTGCTCACCTCTCCTCCGCTCCCTGGAAAAGACGTGGTTCTCACGATAGATTCAAGACTTCAAGAGTATGCAGAAGAACTCCTGAAAGAGTCAAATCACAGGGGAACGATCATAGTTCAATCCATCAACGGAGAGATCCTCGCGATGGCATCGAATCCCGGTTTCAATCCGAACGATCTGGTTGGCGGTATCGAGCCAAGACGATGGGAAAAACTTGTAAACGATCCCAACGCACCGCTTCTGAACCGTGCAACGAGTTCGCTTTATGCTGTCGGTTCGGTGATAAAACCACTCTACGCGATCGCGTACTTGGAGGAGTTCGGTTCGGAACAATTCGTGGTGAACTGTCCGGGTTACTACGAATACAGGACGTCCGACGGTAGAGTCGCAGGGGTGTACAAAGACTGGTACAGTCCTGGACACGGTGTGACAGACCTGCGAAAAGCACTGCGCGTTTCGTGCAACGTTTTCTTTTACCAGCTCGCTTTGAAACTCGGCATCGAAAAGATGAAACTGTGGGCGGATAAGTTCAGGATCGCCTCCAGAACGGGCATCGATCTGCCGGGTGAAGTGGAAGGATTGTTTCCAGATCCATCCTGGAAACAGAGAAGGTTTGGAGAGATTTGGTATCCCGGTGATACGATCCTCTGCGGTATAGGCCAGGGTTTCATACTCATGAGTCCCATACAGGTTCTCAATTTCTTCAACACTGTAGCGAACAGAGGAACGTGTTACACACCGCACGTACTGCTCGAGATTTTCGATCCGAACACCAGGTCGAAAGAGACAGTCCAACCTGTGGTCTCTTTCACAGTTGATCTGGAACCCTCGGTTTGGTCTTTTCTTTCGAACGCGCTCGTCGAGGTGGTTTCTTACAGGGACGGTCCGGCCGACGAAGGCACGGCCTATCAGGCATTCAGGGGTGCGACGTTTCAAGCGGCTGGAAAGACTGGAACGGCCGAAGTGGGTAAGCCTGGAGAAAAATCACATTCGTGGTTTGCCGGTTTCAGCCCCGTCGAGAAGCCGCAGGTGGTGGTCACGGTGTTGCTCGAGAATGCGGGTGCCGGTGGTGAAGCGGCCGCGCCCGTAGCGAGGAAAATTCTGGAATACTACTGGGAGTTGAGAAAATGA
- a CDS encoding 2-hydroxyacid dehydrogenase, with protein sequence MLVLFLNRLDDRWLKRIEEMKNKYPGITFKTRHEGSLDSLLSMADVVVTARLSAEEIQKAQKLRLIIVPMAGVNALDWQAIRERGIQVCNCHSNASAVAERALALALSLLGRVVEYDHDLRYGVWHGYSVHGGEKDYWVSLQKKKVCIVGFGHIGQHLARLLQPFSCEIVAVKRTAPMVKDRITSDLDWAIETSDVIFITVPLTKETRNLFNRERLFRMKNKFLINVSRGEVVDEQALFEALRDGVLAGAAIDTWYTYPSTDRECVLPSRFPFNTLRNVVMSPHVGAHCEEALNSLMNETFEILEKYIVTGELMNRVDPECQY encoded by the coding sequence ATGCTGGTACTCTTTCTCAACAGACTCGACGATCGATGGCTGAAAAGGATCGAAGAGATGAAGAACAAGTATCCCGGTATCACTTTCAAAACGCGCCACGAAGGCTCTCTGGATTCTCTCCTCAGCATGGCCGACGTGGTGGTTACCGCGAGGCTCTCCGCAGAGGAGATTCAGAAGGCGCAGAAGCTGCGATTGATCATCGTTCCGATGGCCGGCGTCAACGCCTTGGACTGGCAGGCAATCAGAGAAAGAGGAATACAGGTGTGCAACTGCCATTCGAACGCTTCCGCCGTTGCCGAAAGGGCGCTCGCACTCGCACTCTCTTTACTCGGCCGCGTGGTCGAATACGATCACGATCTGAGGTACGGCGTATGGCACGGCTATTCGGTGCACGGGGGAGAGAAAGACTACTGGGTCAGCTTGCAGAAAAAGAAGGTTTGCATCGTTGGCTTTGGGCACATCGGTCAACACCTCGCACGACTTCTACAACCGTTCTCCTGCGAGATCGTGGCGGTCAAAAGGACTGCCCCCATGGTGAAGGATCGGATCACCTCCGATTTGGATTGGGCGATCGAAACGAGCGATGTGATTTTCATAACCGTACCGCTCACCAAAGAGACCAGGAACCTTTTCAACAGAGAAAGATTGTTCAGAATGAAGAACAAGTTTCTCATCAACGTGTCGAGGGGCGAGGTGGTCGACGAACAGGCGTTGTTTGAAGCCCTGAGGGACGGCGTGCTCGCGGGTGCCGCGATCGACACCTGGTACACGTATCCCTCTACCGACAGGGAATGTGTCCTTCCGAGCAGGTTCCCATTCAACACGCTCCGCAACGTGGTCATGTCGCCGCACGTCGGTGCTCACTGTGAAGAGGCTTTGAACAGCTTGATGAACGAAACGTTCGAAATCCTTGAGAAATACATTGTCACCGGTGAGCTGATGAACCGGGTGGATCCAGAGTGTCAGTATTGA
- the fliS gene encoding flagellar export chaperone FliS encodes MMKDHYLENAVLTASPAKLIEMLYERSVELLKEAREFIEKEYFIEANERIKKVQDILIELNASLDMEKGGQIAQSLRSLYLYMYRTLVEANIKKDLKKLDEILGYFEELLEAWRTAMKSTNVDKKSQGGFNISV; translated from the coding sequence ATGATGAAGGACCACTATCTCGAAAATGCGGTACTGACAGCCAGCCCTGCCAAGCTGATCGAGATGCTGTATGAAAGATCTGTGGAGCTTCTGAAGGAAGCGAGGGAGTTCATAGAAAAAGAGTACTTCATAGAGGCCAACGAACGGATCAAGAAAGTGCAGGACATACTGATAGAGCTGAACGCTTCCTTAGACATGGAAAAAGGTGGGCAGATCGCGCAGTCTTTGAGGTCGCTGTACCTTTACATGTACAGAACGCTGGTGGAAGCGAACATCAAGAAGGACTTGAAGAAACTCGACGAGATCTTAGGTTATTTTGAGGAACTCCTCGAAGCTTGGCGGACCGCGATGAAGTCTACCAACGTCGATAAAAAGTCCCAGGGTGGGTTCAACATCTCGGTGTGA
- the nagA gene encoding N-acetylglucosamine-6-phosphate deacetylase, which yields MRIKVKRLFTPIRELQDVSITVENSKIVAIEKTKLHADRYYPIVVPAFVDSHTHGAAGIDVMNASFEEFLKLSSFYAQHGVGRFFPTTVSDTFENIARVAEKVKKAMQIKTPAAKIAGLYIEGPYLSPGKRGAHRRELLKEPDPDELEKFLSRYGDIVKVFAIAPELKGAERVIKLLRRRGIIVSIAHTNATFNETLDAIKAGATRATHVFNAMREFNHREPGVVGAVLTNKRVYCEIICDLVHLHPATVQIVTKTKGPFKTLLITDSMSATGLDDGVYELGQMKVEVKHGVAKLYGQETLAGSTLTMDRAVKNLVFELGVPLRSAFIMSSFTPSRASGIEPNLLEEGTMADFVALDEELNLLAVYIDGQLVHGV from the coding sequence TTGAGAATAAAAGTGAAACGGTTGTTCACCCCAATCAGAGAGCTTCAGGATGTTTCTATCACTGTGGAAAACAGCAAAATCGTCGCGATAGAAAAAACTAAGCTTCACGCTGATCGATACTATCCGATAGTTGTACCCGCGTTCGTGGACAGTCACACACACGGTGCTGCGGGCATAGACGTGATGAACGCGAGCTTCGAAGAATTTTTGAAGCTCTCCTCCTTTTACGCCCAGCACGGTGTGGGACGTTTTTTTCCAACGACCGTGTCTGACACCTTCGAAAACATTGCACGCGTGGCAGAAAAGGTCAAGAAGGCGATGCAGATCAAAACTCCAGCTGCAAAGATCGCAGGCCTGTACATCGAAGGACCGTACCTCAGTCCCGGCAAACGCGGTGCTCACAGACGAGAACTTTTGAAAGAACCGGACCCCGACGAACTGGAAAAATTCCTCTCTCGGTACGGCGACATCGTGAAGGTGTTCGCCATAGCGCCGGAACTGAAGGGTGCGGAGCGAGTCATCAAGCTCTTGCGGAGGCGTGGAATAATCGTGAGCATCGCGCACACGAACGCCACCTTCAACGAAACACTCGACGCCATAAAAGCCGGGGCAACCAGGGCGACGCACGTGTTCAACGCGATGAGGGAGTTCAACCACAGAGAGCCCGGTGTGGTTGGGGCCGTTCTGACGAACAAACGAGTCTATTGTGAGATCATATGTGATCTGGTTCATCTCCATCCAGCGACGGTTCAGATCGTTACGAAAACGAAGGGACCTTTCAAAACTCTCCTGATCACCGATTCGATGTCCGCCACGGGACTCGACGATGGGGTGTACGAGCTCGGTCAGATGAAGGTCGAGGTCAAACATGGTGTAGCGAAGCTTTATGGTCAGGAGACACTCGCCGGTAGCACGCTCACCATGGATCGGGCCGTCAAAAATCTCGTCTTCGAACTCGGTGTGCCCCTGAGATCTGCGTTCATCATGTCGAGCTTTACACCTTCCAGGGCGAGTGGTATCGAACCGAACCTGCTCGAAGAAGGTACGATGGCGGACTTCGTCGCACTGGACGAAGAACTGAACCTGCTGGCAGTTTACATCGATGGTCAGCTGGTTCACGGAGTTTGA
- a CDS encoding GNAT family N-acetyltransferase — translation MYETVRVSEFPTLRFLQLVNQIFEDYPIPIKWDLFSFNLDVRENSVSLTDSYVFFKNGKPVGFVLCCIRKNRGRIDSMGVVKEERNKGLGGEILSFCLEAMKKRNVTDVVLEVLANQEKVVRFYSRFGFRVSRRLVSMIRHLPVPSVSARFLKAERESIHKSALEALVKFSRRPNWQREPLTLLLSADRYRMARAAHPLSGYVVWGRSEENAFIVDCAPTSTETSYTELLEQAVNYVCSIENRKVCFMGNVPEDDPLYEAADQTGFKPLFEQYEMILKL, via the coding sequence ATGTACGAAACGGTTAGGGTTTCTGAGTTTCCGACACTCAGATTCTTGCAGCTGGTGAACCAGATTTTTGAAGATTACCCGATACCTATCAAGTGGGATCTGTTTTCCTTCAATCTGGATGTGCGTGAGAACTCCGTTTCACTCACGGATTCCTACGTCTTTTTCAAAAACGGCAAGCCCGTGGGATTCGTTCTGTGCTGCATCAGAAAGAACAGGGGAAGGATCGATTCGATGGGAGTCGTCAAGGAAGAGAGAAACAAAGGGCTGGGAGGGGAAATCCTGTCTTTCTGTCTTGAAGCAATGAAGAAGAGAAACGTCACAGACGTGGTGCTCGAAGTTCTCGCGAACCAGGAGAAGGTTGTACGTTTCTATTCCCGCTTCGGATTCAGAGTCTCAAGAAGGCTCGTCTCCATGATCAGACACCTGCCAGTCCCGTCGGTCTCTGCCAGGTTTCTCAAAGCGGAGAGAGAATCCATTCACAAAAGTGCGCTCGAAGCTCTGGTGAAATTTTCCAGACGCCCCAACTGGCAAAGAGAGCCTCTCACCCTCTTACTGTCCGCCGACAGGTACAGGATGGCCAGAGCCGCACATCCTCTCTCTGGTTATGTCGTCTGGGGAAGGAGCGAAGAAAACGCGTTCATCGTGGACTGTGCCCCAACCAGCACAGAAACTTCTTACACAGAGCTTTTGGAGCAAGCCGTCAACTACGTCTGCTCGATCGAGAACAGAAAAGTTTGCTTCATGGGGAACGTTCCTGAAGACGATCCGCTCTACGAAGCGGCGGATCAGACGGGTTTTAAACCGCTCTTCGAACAGTACGAAATGATTCTCAAGCTCTGA
- the thrS gene encoding threonine--tRNA ligase, translating to MLIVKNTGEVKLEAPISVKALAERMKYSGVIAALLDGKLIDVRDEVVSGQIEFVTLDHPVAPQVYRHTMSHIMAQAVMRIFGENRVLLGIGPVIENGFYYDFEIVDGRIVEEDLPRIEEEMRKIIEEDLTIERFTMKRDEAIQFMKSRGQKYKVELLSEMQEETVTFYKQGEFVDLCRGPHLPSTGMVKHFKLLSLSGAYWRGDERNPMLQRIYGTAFANENELNRYIEMIEEAKRRDHRKLGPALGIFFIDHENAPGMPIFTPAGTIILRELMDFSRELHLASGYQEVMTPLVMSEKLWRMSGHWDHYKENMYFTSKEDQNFAIKPMNCPGHILIYKSRPVSYRDLPIRYFEFGRVHRYERSGVLHGLLRVRSFTQDDAHIFCRIDQIEKEIVGIIRLIERIYAQFGFEYSVELSTMPENHMGDVETWNMATESLKNALDSIKLPYTIKEGEGAFYGPKIDFHVKDSIGRTWQCATVQLDFLMPQRFDLYYVDSDGSQVRPVMIHTAKYGSLERFLGILIEHFAGAFPTWLAPTQVVVLPISDRHTHYAEKIVEKFSNSGVRIKLDARHETLSYRVREAQTMKIPYMFIVGDREMNENKVSVRTRKGTDLGPKHVDQVLSIIVEEIKTRSLKNLLEG from the coding sequence ATGCTGATCGTGAAAAACACAGGAGAGGTGAAGCTTGAGGCTCCGATCTCTGTGAAGGCCCTCGCGGAGAGAATGAAATACAGCGGAGTTATAGCGGCACTGCTCGATGGGAAGCTGATCGACGTTCGGGACGAAGTCGTTTCTGGACAGATAGAGTTCGTCACGCTCGATCACCCTGTGGCTCCCCAGGTGTACCGCCACACCATGTCACACATAATGGCCCAGGCGGTGATGAGGATCTTCGGTGAAAACAGAGTCCTGCTCGGCATAGGCCCGGTCATCGAGAACGGTTTCTACTACGATTTCGAGATCGTCGATGGCAGGATCGTGGAAGAAGACCTTCCAAGGATCGAAGAGGAGATGAGAAAGATCATCGAAGAAGACCTTACGATAGAGCGTTTCACGATGAAGAGGGATGAAGCCATCCAGTTCATGAAGAGCAGAGGTCAGAAATACAAGGTGGAGTTGCTGAGCGAGATGCAGGAAGAGACCGTGACGTTCTACAAGCAGGGAGAGTTCGTCGATCTGTGCAGAGGTCCACACCTTCCTTCCACCGGAATGGTGAAGCATTTCAAGTTGCTCTCGCTCTCTGGGGCGTACTGGAGGGGTGATGAGCGCAACCCGATGCTCCAGAGGATTTACGGAACAGCCTTTGCGAACGAGAACGAGTTGAACAGATACATCGAGATGATCGAGGAAGCCAAGCGGAGAGACCACAGAAAACTTGGGCCCGCACTCGGTATATTCTTCATAGATCACGAGAACGCGCCCGGTATGCCCATCTTCACACCCGCTGGAACGATCATCCTGCGCGAGCTAATGGATTTTTCGAGGGAGCTGCATCTGGCAAGCGGGTATCAGGAGGTCATGACACCTCTGGTGATGAGTGAAAAACTCTGGAGGATGTCGGGCCACTGGGATCACTACAAGGAAAACATGTACTTCACATCGAAAGAAGATCAGAACTTCGCCATAAAACCGATGAACTGTCCAGGCCACATACTCATATACAAGAGCAGGCCTGTGTCCTACAGGGATTTGCCGATCCGGTACTTCGAGTTCGGTAGGGTCCACAGGTACGAGAGGAGCGGAGTGCTGCACGGCTTGTTGCGCGTGAGGAGCTTCACACAGGACGATGCGCACATCTTCTGCAGGATAGACCAGATAGAAAAAGAGATCGTCGGCATCATAAGACTCATCGAAAGAATTTACGCACAGTTCGGTTTTGAATACTCCGTCGAGCTGAGCACCATGCCGGAGAACCACATGGGTGACGTGGAAACATGGAACATGGCCACGGAGTCGCTGAAAAATGCGCTGGACTCCATCAAGTTACCTTACACGATAAAAGAGGGCGAAGGGGCTTTCTACGGTCCCAAGATCGACTTTCACGTGAAGGATTCCATAGGCAGGACCTGGCAGTGTGCGACGGTACAGCTGGACTTTCTCATGCCGCAGAGGTTCGACCTCTACTACGTCGATTCGGATGGTTCACAGGTTCGGCCCGTGATGATACACACGGCCAAGTACGGAAGCTTGGAAAGGTTTTTGGGAATACTCATAGAGCATTTCGCCGGTGCATTCCCCACCTGGCTCGCTCCGACGCAGGTCGTGGTGCTACCGATTTCTGATCGTCACACACATTATGCAGAAAAGATCGTTGAGAAATTTTCAAACAGCGGTGTTAGAATCAAGCTCGACGCGCGTCATGAAACTCTGTCTTACAGGGTGAGAGAAGCGCAGACGATGAAGATACCCTACATGTTCATCGTTGGTGACAGGGAAATGAACGAGAAC
- a CDS encoding NUDIX domain-containing protein yields the protein MEEKTLESKTVFAGRIITVKVDRVSLTNGRTSLREVVLHPGAVAVLPLFDNGDVVLVKQFRYPVGEVLIEVPAGKLDLGEKPEQCALRELREETGINAGKLEYVGFLYTSPGFSNERIHLYIAEELSQHEQDLDVDEIVETIRLPLKDALRMCIDGEITDAKTVALLSLAFLKRG from the coding sequence ATGGAAGAGAAAACACTTGAAAGCAAAACCGTTTTTGCTGGTAGAATCATCACGGTCAAGGTCGATCGTGTGTCGCTGACCAACGGGCGGACTTCCTTAAGGGAAGTCGTGCTGCATCCCGGTGCCGTGGCGGTACTTCCGCTCTTCGATAACGGTGACGTGGTCTTGGTGAAACAGTTCAGATATCCTGTGGGAGAAGTCCTGATCGAGGTACCCGCAGGCAAACTGGATCTGGGTGAGAAACCGGAACAGTGCGCTCTCAGGGAACTTCGCGAGGAGACCGGTATAAATGCGGGCAAACTTGAGTACGTCGGTTTCTTATATACCAGTCCAGGTTTCTCCAACGAGAGGATACACCTTTACATCGCCGAGGAGCTCAGCCAGCACGAACAGGATCTCGACGTCGATGAAATCGTCGAAACGATCAGATTACCTCTCAAAGATGCGCTCAGGATGTGTATCGATGGTGAGATAACGGATGCGAAGACGGTGGCCCTGCTGTCACTGGCATTCTTGAAAAGGGGTTGA
- the smc gene encoding chromosome segregation protein SMC — MKLKSMFLHGFKSFARPTRLNFSEGVTAIVGPNGGGKSNIVDAIRWVFGEQSMKQLRAEEKFDIIFAGSSTTPASSSAYVELTFEHDGDTFTVARSLSSDGKNVYMLNGEPVRLKDIHERFAGTGVGKELYSIVGQGQIERITNATPEEMRALLEEAAGTSFYREKKREALQRLENVSSNLTRIQDLLVELDRQRKSLYLKAKRAERYKEYSERLEEVRKFFFGNVLKRDLRRLENLEAQFAENQEKINQVQKRLIELESQWSSIKEEFAEVDKGIEAFTNLLEDYKKRQAALSEMREIYSKKLNEMENRYVELTTKVYLIDEQVSQLKKRKDELSLIFKALLEEVNQKEEQLREVEAIRQEILSRYSEKEKNALLLREQLAGVEKKKIALENELTKLDETMEDLRKRLSMLQTQLAAKIERLNALQYELSTLFEKSSKASDRKNKLSEELKQIELRTSELKTRREQLVADLEEIRRNLRYLDEEERRLRNLIASYEGYSRAVRAIFAKKAEGEFPNVHDVVGNLLSFQLEHAKAIEALLGGAVQHVVVETAEDAQRIIEWLKNEKIGRVTFLPLDLIEPQFTRMREAENHPGFVGYAAQLVKVSPQFSSLPSYLFGSDIIVKKLEDAIDMKRKYRLRCRVATLDGELVGPHGSITGGESSLDRSDSLIVRKARLGEIAAQRMQLASSEKRIDSELKEVERELEELKKHHELVERELVEVMTQDSLTKRMIEELSRSFEDVKKELDSLQQLEREYKSRSEGLKLRKQEVLNQLDELRLQEEKLHESIEGFDKELQLEKQSLDEISTRYFDLKAELTGALEKKLHYESELERIKNQTEKLAEEKLNLQRQSVELETQIEKIKVELLENAKELESIRKETEELFETMRMQRMDKDQKLAQLNDIEMRMNELKEERERLRENAHHLELLVQEVKNRIEQHLKEIDMESAQKVEELSEEVLESLKNEMEDLQNKIKYLGPVDLTAIEEYNEIERRYEELLVEKKDLEDSKRKIEELIEKTDEEARKRFLDVYEQVNAAFSRYISQLFPGAEGEIKLEPGKDLLEAGLEISLKKPGKRVQKLQLLSGGEKSLVGIALLFSLMEVNPSPFYVLDEIDAALDEFNAERFKRMLTINKERAQFIVITHNKVVMEAASTLHGITMVDGVSNVVPVELETLAVREETYGRENT; from the coding sequence ATGAAACTCAAAAGCATGTTCCTGCACGGGTTCAAATCTTTCGCCAGACCGACACGACTGAACTTTTCAGAAGGCGTCACCGCGATAGTCGGTCCCAACGGAGGGGGAAAGTCGAACATCGTCGATGCGATCCGCTGGGTCTTCGGTGAACAGTCGATGAAACAGCTCCGCGCGGAGGAAAAGTTCGACATCATCTTCGCAGGTTCCAGCACCACCCCTGCCAGCTCGTCCGCCTACGTTGAGCTGACCTTCGAACACGATGGTGACACTTTCACCGTCGCACGTTCACTCTCCTCTGATGGGAAGAACGTTTACATGCTCAACGGTGAACCGGTACGTTTGAAAGACATCCACGAAAGGTTCGCTGGCACGGGGGTGGGCAAGGAGCTCTATTCCATAGTCGGTCAGGGACAGATAGAGAGAATCACCAACGCGACGCCCGAGGAGATGAGGGCCCTTCTCGAGGAAGCGGCTGGAACTTCCTTCTACAGGGAGAAGAAGAGAGAGGCCCTGCAGAGACTCGAAAACGTCTCCAGCAACCTGACGCGCATACAGGATCTTCTGGTAGAGCTTGACAGACAAAGAAAATCGCTCTATCTGAAAGCGAAAAGGGCGGAACGGTACAAAGAATACTCGGAAAGGCTCGAAGAAGTGAGAAAGTTCTTCTTCGGAAACGTTCTGAAGAGGGATTTAAGAAGGTTGGAAAACCTTGAGGCGCAGTTCGCCGAGAACCAGGAAAAGATCAACCAGGTGCAGAAAAGGCTCATAGAACTCGAATCTCAATGGTCATCGATCAAAGAAGAATTCGCAGAGGTTGATAAAGGTATAGAAGCTTTCACCAACCTGCTCGAGGACTACAAGAAACGTCAAGCTGCCCTCAGCGAGATGAGGGAGATTTACAGCAAAAAGCTGAACGAAATGGAAAACCGGTACGTTGAACTCACAACGAAGGTCTATCTGATAGACGAGCAGGTGTCACAGTTGAAGAAGAGAAAAGATGAACTCAGTCTCATCTTCAAAGCCCTGCTCGAAGAGGTGAATCAGAAAGAAGAACAGCTCAGAGAGGTGGAGGCGATCAGGCAGGAAATACTGTCCAGATACTCGGAAAAGGAAAAGAACGCGTTGCTCTTGAGAGAACAGCTCGCCGGTGTCGAAAAGAAAAAGATCGCTCTGGAGAACGAGCTGACCAAACTCGACGAGACCATGGAAGATCTCAGAAAGAGGCTCTCCATGTTGCAGACACAGCTTGCGGCGAAGATAGAACGTTTGAACGCACTTCAGTACGAACTTTCCACCCTGTTTGAAAAATCAAGCAAGGCGAGCGATCGCAAGAACAAACTTTCCGAGGAGCTCAAACAGATCGAGTTACGAACCAGCGAATTGAAGACCAGACGGGAACAGCTGGTTGCGGACCTTGAAGAAATTCGCAGGAACCTGAGATACCTGGACGAAGAAGAGAGAAGACTGCGCAATTTGATCGCCAGTTACGAGGGCTATTCCCGAGCGGTGAGAGCCATCTTTGCGAAGAAAGCCGAGGGGGAATTTCCCAACGTTCATGATGTGGTCGGAAACCTGCTCAGCTTCCAGCTCGAACACGCGAAGGCGATAGAAGCACTGCTGGGTGGGGCTGTACAACACGTTGTGGTCGAAACTGCGGAAGACGCTCAGAGAATCATAGAGTGGCTCAAGAACGAAAAGATCGGTCGCGTGACGTTCCTTCCTCTGGATCTGATAGAACCGCAATTCACGAGAATGAGAGAGGCGGAAAACCATCCCGGTTTCGTGGGTTACGCCGCACAGCTGGTGAAAGTCTCTCCACAGTTTTCGTCCCTGCCGAGTTACCTGTTCGGAAGCGACATAATCGTGAAAAAACTGGAAGACGCGATAGATATGAAACGAAAGTACAGGCTGAGATGCAGGGTCGCCACGCTCGACGGAGAACTCGTTGGACCACACGGTTCCATAACGGGCGGCGAATCTTCACTCGACAGGTCCGATTCTCTCATCGTGAGGAAGGCCAGGCTCGGCGAGATAGCAGCGCAGAGGATGCAGTTAGCGTCGAGCGAAAAACGGATAGACTCGGAGTTGAAAGAAGTGGAAAGGGAACTGGAAGAGCTCAAAAAGCATCATGAACTCGTCGAGAGGGAGCTCGTGGAAGTCATGACACAGGACAGTCTGACGAAGAGGATGATAGAGGAACTGTCCAGGAGTTTCGAAGATGTGAAGAAGGAACTCGATTCGCTCCAGCAGCTGGAAAGGGAATACAAGAGCCGTTCTGAGGGATTGAAACTCAGAAAACAGGAAGTTCTGAACCAGCTGGACGAACTGCGTCTTCAAGAAGAAAAACTACATGAAAGCATCGAAGGCTTCGACAAAGAACTGCAGCTCGAGAAGCAGTCGCTCGATGAGATCTCCACAAGGTATTTCGATCTGAAAGCGGAACTCACAGGAGCCTTGGAGAAGAAGCTGCACTACGAATCTGAACTGGAGAGGATAAAGAACCAGACGGAGAAACTGGCTGAAGAAAAGCTGAACCTGCAGAGGCAGAGCGTTGAACTCGAGACACAGATAGAAAAGATCAAAGTTGAGCTTCTGGAGAACGCAAAGGAACTCGAATCGATACGCAAAGAGACCGAAGAGCTCTTTGAGACCATGAGGATGCAGAGGATGGACAAGGATCAAAAACTCGCCCAGCTGAACGATATAGAAATGAGGATGAACGAACTCAAGGAAGAAAGGGAAAGGCTCAGAGAAAACGCTCACCATTTAGAATTGCTCGTTCAGGAAGTTAAAAACCGTATAGAGCAACATCTGAAGGAGATCGACATGGAATCTGCGCAGAAAGTGGAAGAATTGAGCGAAGAGGTTCTCGAATCGCTGAAAAACGAGATGGAGGATCTCCAGAACAAGATAAAGTACCTCGGTCCGGTCGATCTGACCGCCATCGAGGAGTACAACGAGATCGAAAGAAGGTACGAAGAACTGCTGGTGGAGAAAAAAGACCTTGAGGATTCCAAGAGAAAGATCGAGGAGCTCATAGAAAAAACCGATGAAGAGGCACGGAAGAGGTTCCTGGACGTGTACGAGCAGGTCAACGCGGCCTTCTCTCGCTACATCTCGCAGCTCTTCCCGGGAGCCGAGGGAGAAATCAAGCTGGAACCGGGCAAGGACCTGCTCGAGGCGGGCCTCGAGATATCCCTCAAGAAACCTGGAAAGAGGGTTCAGAAATTGCAGCTGCTTTCTGGCGGAGAAAAGTCCCTCGTTGGCATAGCGTTGCTCTTCTCACTCATGGAGGTCAATCCGAGTCCCTTCTACGTACTCGACGAGATCGACGCCGCGCTCGACGAGTTCAACGCCGAGAGATTCAAACGCATGCTCACGATAAACAAAGAACGCGCACAGTTCATCGTGATCACGCACAACAAGGTCGTCATGGAGGCCGCGAGCACGCTCCACGGTATAACTATGGTGGATGGGGTATCGAACGTGGTCCCGGTGGAGCTGGAAACGCTGGCCGTTCGGGAGGAGACGTATGGAAGAGAAAACACTTGA